From the Acidobacteriota bacterium genome, the window GGCGGGAACCCCAATTGCATGAGTGTCCTGTGGAGGTGGGCCAGGGGCAGCCCGACGACGTTGAAGTAGCAGCCGTGGATATGCTGAACGAATCGGGAGGCGTAGCCTTGAATTGCATAGGCTCCGGCTTTTCCCAGGGGCTCGCCGGTGGACACGTATTCCTGGATGTCTCTATCGGAAAGCGCCGCGAAGCGGACCGTAGTCTCGACGTAGCTGGCATGCCGGAGTTGCCGGTGCCGGATGCAGATGCCCGTCAACACCTCATGGGTGCGGTCGCTCAGTTTGCGCAGCATGACGCCCGCCGCCTCCATGGAGTCCGGCTTTCCCAGAACCTCGGAGCCGCAGACCACCACCGTATCGGCTCCGACCACCCAGGCGTCCGGTCGGGTATCGCGGACGGCTTCGGCCTTGGCCCGGGCCAGACGCGTCACCAATCGGGTGGCGGATTCACCCCGCCGCGGTTCCTCCGGCACGCCGCTAGCCCGGACCTCGAAGTCGAACCGGAGCAGCTTTATCAGCTCCTGTCTTCTGGGCGAGGCGGATGCTAGAATCAGGCGTGGGGAGGGAGAGTTGAGTCCGGCGGGCATGTGGCTGGACATCCTTGAAATGCCTCCCGAAAGCGGCCGTCATGGAGAGTCCGGGCCGCCGATCCACCAGCTGGCCCGCCCGGTTTACAAACTTCCGGGCGGTATGATAGAAAAGGTCCATTCCGGGGTTCCGGCCACCCGGTACCGGCCTGCCTGCGAGGAGGATGTTTCCATTGATCGATAGGCGTTTGCGCTATGGCGCCGGCTTTGTTTTGTCCGTGCTGGCGGTCATTGGCCAGGTCCGATCGGCGCCCCAAATCCAGAGTTCCGATTTCGACTTCAGCATCTATTTTACCGGAAACGTTCGGGGGAATCTCGAACCCTGCGGCTGACCGCGCAATCCCGCGGGCGGTCTTGCTCGCCGAGCAAACATCATCAGGGAGAGGACCCGGGAGTTTCCCGCCCGTCCGGCCCTCCAGGTGGAGATCGGCAACTTCATGCAGCGGCTGGGTCCTGATCGGGCGATCAAGAACGAGTGGCTCTGGCAGGGGATGGAGCTGCTGGGAGTCGAGGTTTTCAACATCGGGGGCAACGACGTCGAGGAACTTCAGGCCCTGGGAGTGGAACTCGGCAAAAACGGGCGGTTTATCTCCGCCAACCTGCTTTCCGACCAATCGGGCGATCCGCTGCTCGATCCCTATGTGATCAAGACCATGCCGCCGACGCCCTCCGCCTCCGCTTTCCGGGTCGGCTTCATCGGATTTGCGGTCAGCAAACATTCCTCCGGGAGCGGTGCGAGCTACCGCTGGGGGAATCCA encodes:
- a CDS encoding Maf family protein; protein product: MSSHMPAGLNSPSPRLILASASPRRQELIKLLRFDFEVRASGVPEEPRRGESATRLVTRLARAKAEAVRDTRPDAWVVGADTVVVCGSEVLGKPDSMEAAGVMLRKLSDRTHEVLTGICIRHRQLRHASYVETTVRFAALSDRDIQEYVSTGEPLGKAGAYAIQGYASRFVQHIHGCYFNVVGLPLAHLHRTLMQLGFPPDG